A window of Mustela erminea isolate mMusErm1 chromosome 19, mMusErm1.Pri, whole genome shotgun sequence genomic DNA:
AGTAATAATAATAGGGCTTCAGAAGCCCCTCCACGTACCCAGCATTTTGTATTTACCCACTTCTTTGACGTAGTAGGTGCTCTtctccccatttaacagatgtggaagctgaggcccagagaggtgaggtgATTGGCCCACAGGGAGGACAGGGGAGTGGTTAGGATTGTTTTATGGTGAATTTGGCTCTCTCGGTCGACCCAGGTGGCTGGTGCAGGGGCTCTACTCTCAGGCAGTCCTAGGAGTCAGCTCGGGCCTTACTTTACTGTTTGTTGGCCAATAAAGGTCTTCTAGGCctcagtaccccccccccccccccactgtggGGATGGGATCCTGACAGAGCGCAGCAAGCAGCCGGCACTCAGCAAGCAATGGGTGGGGTTAGCTGATGGTAATGCTCACATTCTTCTTCTCAGAGCCCGGGACCCAGGAGGCCCAAGGAGCTGGCCGTGACCCTGAGGTGAGCATTGGCCGTTGCCACatgcccccccaccgcccccgccaaTCCCTCCCCGGCTTGCTTGGAGCCTCATGCCCTGGTCTCTTCCTGACAGGTAGCAAGACCCCAGAGGAAGGGCGTGAGCCCCGCAGACGACTGTGCCTGTGCTAcaccccaggctgggctcctgTTAGGCGGGGGTGCCTGTGCCCAGGCAGCGgtgagaggaaggggtggggggccctTCTCCTGTTCTGATATCTGTCTTGGCCTCTCCCTCCACACCTGGCTTCCTCCTTGCCACTCTTCTGGCCTCaagcctccctccctgtcccccacaggCTCAGAGGCAGCTGCTCCATGCAGAGCTAAAGCTGGTTCTGcagcagaagggagagaggaagcaggagcctGGGGCTCAGGTGACTCCCAGCTGTGCCATGGAGGCCAGGAGCCGGAGTGCTGAGGTGAGCACCCACATGCCCTGCAAGGGGAACTTGGGGGCGAGGGGTGGGTAGGGGGCACAGACTGAGGCAGCAAGAAGACACTTTctggtttctctgtgcctcagtctccccatctgtgaaatagaAATAGCGACAGTGCCTATTTTATAGGTCACCGGGAGGAAAAGAATTTGAACATATggaaagtgcttagcacagtgcctggtacaaacTGAGAGTCCAAGCAGCGAATTCATTGGGGACATAACAGAGTTATATTAATAACGAGCTGAAGAAAATTGGGCAGAAACTTTTTGTTGGAAGAGGCAGGCTGCTATGGGGGTTAAATACATGAGCTTTGAGCTCCTGGGCTTAAATGCCAATCCCCCACTTTGGTTGTGCAGCTCCAAACAGGGGACCTGACCTCTCAAACCCTGTTTTCCCATTGGTGAAATGGGACAACGGGTCGCTGTTATGGCGCTAGAGGACCTGCATTGACCACTTCTTACAGGATGCTAGGCACAGAGCGGGTCTATTTTCCCGGAGCCAAGTTGAGGCTGAGGGgtggcaggcggggtggggggggggggaggccaAGGAGGTCACTGCCTCCAGGATGGCCTATGGGCTCCGAGGTCACAGACAGGGGTTTAAGCCCAGCTGCTTAACTTTGCTGTGTGGCATTAGGCAAATCACTCCGCTTCTCTTTACCTTTGTGTCTGTCCCTGCTGTGGGGAGGATGAAATGAGACGCTGTAGGTAAAATGCTTAGCCCAGGGCCTTGGGGAGGTGGTCATGTTCCTGCTGTTCCCAGCTGCCTCTACAACTCTTCTCACCTCCTCTCAACATGCTCCTCCCAGCCCTCTAgtcccagggccagggccagccTCAACGGGCTGCCCTAACCCTCTCCAAGCCCTGGGCTCAACTCCAATCTACTCAGTCCCGATGCCCCGCCCATTACAGCATCCTCAGATCCCTGTtgcttcaggtctcagctcacaGGGACTCCTTCCGTAAACCCATGTCACCCAtgggcccagagagggcaaaGTTCTCCCCCAGAAACACACAGCAGATTGAGTTCCTAGACCGTTGTGGAACTGGGGTCTCTCACGGCCTTTTCTAAATCCCGGATGTGAATCGCGACGGGCGCTGCTGGGCCAGGGCCAGGACAGCACCATATACAGTGAATACCAGGAATGCCACGTCTGCTGGTCCACTACTCATCACCCACGCACCCCTCTTCTTCACTGGATTCCCTCTCCCAAAGGCGTTATGCAGGTCTTGGGGTCACAGAGTCCACAATAGGACATAGTCTCACACGCGTTCTGGCCTCCGAAGAGCCCAatctcaccctcccctccattctGCACCACTTAAAGACCCAGCGCTTTCCTCGGAAGCCcatcctcaccccaccccttgcTGGGctgtttttaaagcctttttcCTTATCTCAGTCCCACCCTTCGACTATGGATCCCCGCCTTACCTTCCCGTATTACTCTCTTGCCACACCCCTCTCAGATTTTTGGCCCCTCCTCTGTGGCCTGAGCTCTACCTGCGTCTGCGGTCTGTTCACAAGCCCCGCCCCTGAACTGGTCCCGCCCCCGAAGACAGAGCCCGCCCTATCATGCCCTCCCCTCTCGCACACCCCCCGCTCCCTCGCCTCCCTACTCCGCTTCCCGTCTATAACTCCGCCCCTTCGACCCCGACCCCAGGGCTCCGGCCGACAGCAGTGGGCCGAGCTGTTGGGCCTTGCGGCAGGTGCGAGAGAGCAGGTGGCCCTCGCGCTTCCTTAAAGGGAAGATGTCTGAGTGAGTGGGCCCGCACGGCCGGCCGGAGCCGCGCTCAGGGTCGTGTAACTGGAGGACGGTTTTAACAGCCGCTTTTAAGCGGGATGCCGGACTCTGGGCGAGGTCCGGCCCCAGCGCCCCATGGCGACCCCTCGCTGCCCTCCGTAGGAGCTGAGGCGGGCGGAGTTGGTGGAGATCATCGTGGAGACCGAGGCGCAGACCGGGGTCAGCGGCATCAACGTAGCAGGCGGCGGCAAGGAGGGAATCTTTGTCCGCGAGCTTCGGGAGGACTCGCCCGCGGCCAGGAGCCTCAGCCTGCAGGAAGGTGGGCGGGCCGGGAGCGTGCGGCGGGGCCTTTCCGAGGTGGCCGGGTTAGGAGTGCGCCCCAGGTCCCGGGCGTGGCCTGCTCCCCGGAGGCGGGGAGAGTGGCTTGGGGCGGGGCTTTGTGTGTCCGCCGGGCTGTGGCTAAGAGCGGGCTCTGGAGGCTCATAGTGTCGGTTTGACTTTGAGATCTGCAGCTAGCTTGTGATCTTCTGTGCCTTGGGTTTTCCACCTcgaaaatgggaataattctaGTACTCACCTCGCAGGGTTATTACGTGGATCAAGTGAGTCAGTAGTTGAAAATGCTTAGCGCATAGCTAAGTGGCACACAATAAGCACCGTGTAAGCactagttattatttttgttgttgggCCTGGAGAAAAGAGGTGGAGTTATCTTGGAGGGAGTCTTAGTAAGGGATATTTTAAGTGACATGGATGAGGCCGATGTGATTTATTCATGCAACAACTATTTACTAAGTGCCTTCTATTTCCAGATACGATTCTAGGTGCTTGGGCTActacagtgaacaaaacagaacacactCTCTGCATTTATGCTTATTTTCTAGAAGGGAGAGATATATTTgaccaaaatatgtaaaacacataGTAAACTAGAAGGCATTGTGTGCTGTGCATGCCTGTAGGacagttgtatttttaaatagggtgaaccaggaagggaggaaaggccTGGTGGAGGGAAGGGAGTGAGTTGTGTGGCCATCTGGTTTTCAAAGGGCTTCATAGGCCATGGTGAGAATTTTGACTTTTAATCTGGGAAGGTTTGAGTGGGACAGCACAgaactccctgcttgtgcatgtacTCTCTTTcagacaaaatcttttaaaagtttatatttttatatttttatttttaaagatttttatttatttatttgacacagaagagaaagcacaggcaggaggagcagcaggcagagggagagggagaagcaaactccccactgagcagggagccgggtatggggctcaatcccagaaccctgggatcatgacccgagccaaaggcagctgcttaaggcagctaaaggcaggtgcccatctgagccacccaggcaccctaagactttttttttttttaactttatttgagagagtgagaactagcaggggtggggggaggagcagaggaagagggagaagcagattccccactggtcagagagcctgatgtggactctatcccaggatcctgggatcatgacttgagccaaaagcagatgcttaaccaagtgagccacccaggtgccccaagataactttaaataaataaataagtacacacacacacacacacacacacacacagaggctacTCTGATTATCCAGGTAAGACATGGTGATGTTCAGAGACAAAACAGTGTTAATGGGCATGAAGAGAAAGGTTtggattctgaatatattttatttatttatttttttttctggatatattttaaaggaggAGCCTTCAGGACTGGATATGGGGTGTGATGAAAAGAGAAGGGTCAAGGATGTGtccagggattctttttttttttttttaatatatattatttatttatttgagagacagagagaatgagattgAGCACTAGCaggtagaagagcagagggagagggagaagcaggcttcctgctgagcagagaacccaatgtggggctcaatcccaggaccctgggatcatgacctgagctgaaggcagacacttaaccaactgagccacccaggcgccactgtcCAGGGATTCTTAACCTGAGGTTGGCGTTGCTAGTTCCACAAATGGGCAACTGGGGCTGGAGCTTGTTTGGAGTAAGGCCAGAACAGTCTGGATCTGTCAAGTGAAGGATATCTGTTGGATGCCATGGTGAAGCTGTGGAGGGGGAAGTGGATGTATGAGTCTAGAATGGAGGGGAGAGTGCTGGACTGGAGAAATAGACTTGGGATTTGTCAGCCCATTTATGGTCTGGGTGACCCAGATTAGGTCACTTCTAATCTGGGTGAGCTTCCTAAAGGGGTGAATATAGCATGGAGATAGAGATGAGAAGGGGCCCAAGGCCTGAGCTCTGGGACAGTGTGTCATTAAGAGATCCAGGAGGTGGGAGGCTGAGAAGAAACCTCCAGGAGGTTCTAGAGGGTGTGTCTTACCCTGGAACCCAAGCCAGACAAATGAATGAAGGAGAGTGATGTTAGGTCGAAGGCTGTGAGGTCCCCTCAAATGAAGTCTTGGACTTGATCACTGGGCTTAGCTACACATATATATGGGACCTTGAGAGGGGCCATTCAAGGTTCTGGAAATGGGTGTCAGAAGTGTGATTGGAGCCATGGAAAGTGATGCGGCTAGACGATTCAGTGCATTTGCCGTTAAGGTGAACAGATAAATAGAGCAGGAGCTCCAGGAATGAGGTCAAGACAACTTTTCCTATGGGACAAATAATGGTTTGTTGTATGCAGATGGGGATAACATAGAAGAAAGGGACAAATTGGTgatgtggggagagaagggagaactGCTGGAGGATGTCCCTGAGAAGGTTGTGGAAAGGCTGACCTGAGTTGGAAGTGGGGACGGTTCATCCTTAGAAATAGGTGGAGAGTGGAGTGAATAGCCACAGGAACTGGGGGGTGAGTAATGGCGTGGAAGATTCTGGAAGTTCTGATTCTGTCCTCTCAGTAAAGGAACCAAAGTCAGTGTCTTATAATGTGAGAATAGGGGAGTGCATGAGTGGCTCCACTGGCTAAATTTCtgccttggggtcaggtcatgatcccagagttttgagattgagccctgggtccagctccctggtcagcagggactctgtttctctctctccctctgcccctctgcccacttacttgtgtgctttctcgctctcttaaataaatgaacaaaatctttaaaaaataaaataaaataaaataaaataaaataaaatgtgagaatggggagggtgcctggatgtctcagtcctCTGGACGGGGTAGGAGGggtctgtcttccactcaggtcatgatcccagcatcctacgATCaaggcccatgtggggctccctgcccaacggagctcctgtttttccttctcctccctgcttgttctctctgttgctatctctctctctcaaataaataaataaaatctttataaaaaatgaagtaaaatgtgagaatgggggagggaagTGGAAAGGCAATGGGCGTGGCTTGGATGGGAGGGGATTTGTTTGGCAGGGGCGGGGCTAAGGCCGGGGCGGGGCTTCACTGGAGACTGTTCGGGATCTCAAACTGGGAGGACTTCGctcggggtgggggcagggaggataGGCGGGGCCAAGGTTTGGGGCCCACCAGCCTCGCTGAGGTCGCTCCAGGGAAGTGGGTGGAACCAGGCCTAGGTGGAGCCAGCAGATGCCCACGCCCTGCCCACCTCCACCTTGCCTACAGGAGACCAACTACTGAGCGCCCGTGTATTCTTCGAGAACTTCAAGTACGAGGACGCACTACGTCTGCTGCAATGTGCCGAGCCTTACAAGGTCTCCTTCTGCTTGAAGCGCACTGTGCCCACCGGGGACCTGGCTCTGCGGCCTGGCACCGTGGCCGGCTACGAGATCAAGGGCCCACGGGCCAAGGTGGCCAAGCTGGTACGCGTGCTTAGCCCGGCGCCGGCTCTGGACTGCCCCAGCGATCCAGTCTCTGCGCCCTGAGCCCTACTCTTCCACACCGTGGCCGTCTTATCACTAACCCAACGCTAATCCCACCCTCGCCTTTTGTTCTCTACCCCTAAACTCCTTCCTGGGGAGGGGGACCCACCTATCTCAGACCAGGGCCTTTACCCACTTTAGAGAGCTCTTAGCTCTAGGCTTGCCAGTAGTCCTGAACCAGGGGACTCCAAACCAGCAAGGCCAGTTCAAGCCTGAGTGCTGCTCACTTACTGCTGAGTGACCCTGGAccagtttctttccctttctgggcctcagtttccccatctctagAATGAAGGTATTGGGGAAAATCCTGGATGAGGACCTGGCAGTCTTGGGTCCCAGTTCCTACACTCCTGTTGACTCATTGTCAGCTGCTAAATGAATGTCTGTGCCTTACAGGGGCAGTAATTGCGAAAtgacaggaaggaagaggggctggTGTTTTGGGGACAAGATGCTTCATCCAACACATCCCCACCCTGGTGCAATGCCAGATGGGGTTCCCCCGTCTTCCCCGAGCCTCTCACTGTCCCACCGCCTCCCgcatctctcctctctccccagaaCATCCAGAGTCTGTCCCctgtgaagaagaagaagatggtgATGCCCGGGGCCCTGGGGGCCCCTGCAGACCTGGCCCCTGTTGACGTCGAATTCTCCTTCCCCAAGTTCTCCCGTCTGCGTCGGGGCCTCAAAGCCGAGGCTCCCAAGGGTCCCGTCCCAGCTGCCCCAGCCCGCCGGCGCCTCCAGCTGCCTCGGCTGCGCGTCCGAGAAGTGGCAGAAGAGGCCCAGGCAGCCCGGCTGGCCgctgctgctcctcccccaagGAAAGCCAAAGTGGAGGCTGAGGTGGCAGCAGGAGCCCGTTTCACAGCCCCCCAGGTGGAGCTGGTTGGGCCCCGGCTGCCAGGCGCCGAGGTGGGTGTCCCCCAGGTCTCAGCCCCCaaggggctgggagaggtggCCCTCCACCTGCCAAGCCTTGGACTAGGAGCCCCCGCTGCCCCTGCTGTGGAGCCTGTGGCCCTAGGGATCCAGGTCCCCCAAGTAGAGCTGCCCACCTTGCCATCGCTCCCCACTCTGCCTACACTTCCCTGCCTGGAGACCCGGGAAGGGGCTGCGGCCGTGACGGTGCCCACTCTGGATGTGGCAGCACCTGCCGTAGGGGTGGACCTGGCCTTGCCCGGTGTGGAGGTGGAGGCCCGAGGAGAGGTGCCTGAGGTGGCCCTGAAGATGCCCCGCCTCAGTTTcccccgattcgggactcgagcAAAGGAAGTCGCCGAGGCCAAGGTGGTCAAGGGCAGCCCCGAGGCCAGGGTGAAGGGGCCCAAACTTCGGATGCCCACCTTTGGGCTTTCGCTCCTGGAGCCCCGGCCGGCTGCTGCCGAAACTGCTGTCGAGAGCAAGCTGAAGCTGCCCACCATCAAGATGCCCTCGTTTGGCCTTGGGGTCTCGGCCCCTGAGGTCAAGGTGCCCAAAGGGCCTGAGGTGAAGCTCCCGAAGGTGCCGGAGATGGCCGTGCCAGAGGTGCGGCTCCCCGACGTTCAGCTCCCCAAAGTCCCTGAGATGAAGCTCCCGAAGGTGCCAGAGATGGCTGTGCCAGAGGTGCAGCTACCCGACGTTCAGCTCCCCAAAGTCCCCGAGATGAAGCTTCCCGAGATGAAGCTCCCGAAGGTGCCAGAGATGGCCGTGCCCGAGGTGCGGCTCCCTGACGTTCAGCTCCCCAAAGTCCCCGAGATGAAGCTCCCCGAGATGAAGCTCCCGAAGGTGCCAGAGATGGCCGTGCCTGAGGTGCGGCTCCCCGAAGTGCAGCTCCCCAAAGTCCCCGAGATGAAGCTCCCCGAGATGAAGCTCCCGAAGGTGCCAGAGATGGCCGTACCCGAGGTGCGGCTCCCTGACGTTCAGCTACCCAAAGTCCCCGAGATGAAGCTCCCCGAGATGAAGCTCCCGAAGGTGCCAGAGATGGCCGTGCCCGAGGTGCGGCTCCCTGACGTTCAGCTCCCCAAAGTCCCCGAGATGAAGCTCCCTGAGATGAAGCTCCCGAAGGTGCCAGAGATGGCCGTGCCAGATGTGCAACTCCCAGAAGTGGGGCTCCCCAAAGTGTCAGAGATGAAGCTCCCGAAGGTGCCGGAGATGGCCGTCCCCGAGGTGCGGCTCCCCGACGTGCAGCTGCCAAAAGTCCCTGAGATGAAGCTCCCCGAGATGAAGCTCCCTGAGATGAAACTGCCAGAGATAAAACTCCCCAAGGTGCCCGAGATGGCCGTGCCCGACGTCCACCTCCCAGAGGTGCAGCTGCCAAAGGTGTCAGAGATGCGACTGCCAGAAATGCAGGTGCCCAAGGTCCCAGAGGTGCATCTTCTGAAGGCGCCCGAGGTGAAGCTGCCCAAGGCTCCAGAGGTGCAGCTAAAAGCCGAACAGGCAGAGGGGATGGAATTTGGTTTCAAGATGCCCAAGATGACCATGCCTAAGCTAGGGAGGGCAGAGTCTCCATCACGAGGCAAGGCAGGCGAGGCAGGGGCTGAGGTCTCTGGGAAGCGGGTGACACTGCCCTGTCTGCAGCCAGAGGTAGGTCCCGAGGCTCGTGTGGGTGTCTCCACTCTCACACTGCCCTCCGTGGAGCTAGACCTGCCGAGGGTCCTCAGCCTGGAGGGGCAGGTCCCAGCAGCCGAAGTGGGCAAGGTGGAGCGGGCAGAGGGCCCTGGGGTGGCCACAGGGGTCGGGGAAGTGGCCTTCCGAATGCCCTCTGTTGAAATCGTCACGCCACAGCTGCCCACCGTGGAAGTAGAGGAAGGGCGGCTCGAGGTGACGGAGATGAAAGTCAAGCCCTCCTCCAAGTTCTCCCTGCCCAAGTTTGGACTCTCGGGGCCCAAGgtgcccaaggcagaggctgagggggCTGAGCGAGCCACCAAGCTGAAGGTGTCCAAGTTCGCCATCTCACTCCCCAAAGCCCGAGCGGGGACTGAGGTTGAGGTGAAAGGGACAGGGGAGGCAGGCCTGCTGCCTGCCCTCGATCTGTCCATCCCGCAGCTCAGCCTGGACGCCCGTCTGCCCACAGGCAAGGTGGAGGTGGCAGGGGCTGATGTCAAGGTCAAGGGGCCGAGGTTTGCCCTGCCCAAGTTTGGGGTCAAGGGCCGGGATGCTGAGGCGGGAGAACTAGCGCCAGGGGTGGCCGAGTTGGAGAGCAAGGGCTGGGGTTGGGATGGGAAGGTGAAGATGCCCAAGTTGAAGATGCCCTCCTTTGGGCTGGCTCGGGGGAAGgaagctgaaatccagagtggGCGTGTCAGCCCAGGAGAAAAGCCCGAGTCCGTGGCTGGGCAGCTTAAGATCCCTGAGGTGGAGCTGGTCACCCTGGGggcccaggaggaagggagggctgaGGGGGCTGTAGCTGTCTGTGGGGTACAGCTCTCAGGCCCGCAAGTGTCTGTGACCAGGCCGGCAGGCACTGAGGGCCAGGAGGGGGCGCTGAGGATGCCCCTAGGCATCTCCCTGCCCCAGGTGGAGCTATCTGGCTTCGGGGAGGCTGGCCTGGGCACCACCGCTGGGCCACAGGCCAAGGGTGCAGCCCAGTCAGTGGAGGGCGCAGCAGGCTACAGGGTCCAGGTGCCTCAGGTGACTTTGTCTCTGCCTGGAGCCCAGGTGGCAGGTGGCGAGCTGTTGGTAGGTGAGGGCGTCTTCAAGATGCCTGCTGTGTCGGTGCCCCAGGttgagctggatgtgggactggGCCGAGAGGCGCAGGTGGGTGAGGCAGCCACAGGCGAGGGGGGCTTGAGGCTGAAGATGCCCACACTGGGGGCCAGAGCTGAGGCTGGGGAAGAGGGGTCTGGAGACCAGTCCCCAGGAGCCGAGCGCACCTTCCACCTCTCACTACCCGACGTGGAGATCTCCCCACCCACCGTGGGCGGCCATGCTGAGTACCAGGTAGCAGAGGGTGACGGGGAGGCCGGACACAAGCTCAAGGTGCGGCTGCCCCGATTCGGCCTGGTTCGGGCCAAGGAGGGAGTTGAGGAGGGTGAGAAGACCAAGAGCCCCAAACTCAGGCTGCCACGAGTGGGCTTCAGCCAGAGCGAGGCAGTCCCTGGGGAGAGCTCCCCCagccctgaggaggaggaggaggagggcggcgGGGAAGGGGCCTCTGGGCGCCGAGGCAGAGTCCGGGTCCGCTTGCCCCGCGTGGGCCTGGCCACCCCGTCTAAGGCCTCTCGGGGCCAGGAGGGCGAGGCAGCCCCCAAGTCCCCTAGTGGGGAGAAGTCACCCAAGTTCCGCTTCCCCCGGGTGTCCCTAAGCCCTAAGGCCCGGAGTGGGAGTGGGGACCAGGAAGAGGGTGGATTCCGGGTTCGgctgcccagtgtggggttttcAGACACAGGGGCTCCAGGCCCTGCCAGGATGGAGGGGGCTCAGGCTGCTGTCGTCTAAAGCCCCAGAACAGAGGGAAcgtcctctcccatttccccattCCTGCCTCCTTCTTGTTTTGTGTGTGAGATAACTAGCACTAACCCCTCAGAGGGTCGGGAGGTGGCTGACTGACTGGGACCAGGCCAGGGAGGCCTCCCGGCTCACTGGCAGGAGGGCCTGTATCTTGCCGAACCATGTGAATAAAATAATCCAGAGGTAGCCTTGTGTTGGGTTTCctgtgtgcgtgcctgtgtgtgtgtgtgtgtgtgtatgtgtgtggcgGAGGAACaggggggggtggagagggtgcAGGGAAAGAGGTCCCCAAGGAGGGGGCCTGCTGGAGCCTGGCCTGAGGAGGGCCTCTGTTGGCAGACACCGGGCCATCCCAGGTCTGAAGGGAGTCAGGAAAGATTCGCAGTGGGTCCTGCCCTAGCCATTCAGAACTCCTCAGGGCCTCTGAGCCAGACCCCTAGGCTGAGGCCTCTCCCACCAGGACCTCCCTAGGGGGCCCTGAGAGAGCAGCACAATTGCTACGCATGTGCCCTCTGCTGGCCACCTTCTCCTCAACAAGGCCACGTCCACATCCTGGGGATTGCTTTCCTTGTCTGGCTGGTTTGACTGCCCCATCTGGCCCGGCCCCACCCTGGAAGGCCCCTCCTGGTCCCTCTCCAGGCTCCAGTCTTCTTAGGACTAGGTCCCAGCGTCCTCAGCTCCCATCAGGGCTGGCTGGGCACGCAGGTCCTAAGCTCCCACCAAGGAGCTCCAGATTCCCCTGCATCTCTCTGCGGTGGCCCAGGCTGGGACAAGAAGATACTCTGTCCAGTCCCAAGTGTCCCCCTGATGCCCCAGTATCCGTCTGTCTGTTCTCCTCACATCCGGCCGTGCCCTTGAGTTGTCACACACCCCTGGTTTACTCCAGTATCTTCTCCATTAAAGCTGACCTCTCCTGGGTCACCACCTGGTCACGTGCTCTTCATCCCCACAAGACATGGCAGGAGTGACTTATACCTCTGGCGCACACTCTttgcccagccctcccctccccccatttgggGTTTCCCTCCCACTACGGCTGACCTGTCAGTGTCTATGGTGACTTCTCTATGGCCATGCTGAGGACTTCCTCTGTCTCCCTTGTCCTGACTTCTCAGggtccctttctcctttctgaacactctcttctctcctccccactcccctctctcctcATGCCCCTTGGGCCCTCAGGACTCTTGTGAGGCCCTCAGCCACCTCCACCCTGTCCCCAGGCCATGTCAACCTCCCTGTGGTCCACATGGGAACCTAGTGTCCCTTGCGTGCCCCTGCTGGACGTGGCAGTGGTTCGGAGCTTAGGTCTAGAGTCAGACTGCTTGGGGTCAAAGCCTGTTGCTGGCACCCAAGTGGGTGGCCTTCGGcattttttcaacttctttgcatcttgattttctcttccataaatgTTGCTATTAAAATGTATGCATAAGGACGGGTTAAGGCTTCTAAAGCACTCTAGACTTGTCTAACCTGACATCAGCATCTGCTCCCCCAAGGTGTTCCTTATCCATGTCCCTGTTCCGGGGACCATCCCTGAGCCCTGGGCCTTGTTCTGGAtggttccctccctcccaccaaacTATCGGTCCTACAGCCTGCCCTCCTGGCCACCAGTCTCATACACCAGCCTCCCCCCCGCACCCCCTGATCCAGGGTCCAGGCCTCCACTCTTGTCCCCTCCGATCCAATCTTATTTGCTCGATAGCTTTCTGACATTTAAATCTGACCCTGTACTCTCTTGCTCAGAGCCCTTCTGTGGCTTCCCAGGGCCCTCAGACAGCTGAGTCCAA
This region includes:
- the PRX gene encoding periaxin isoform X2, whose protein sequence is MEARSRSAEELRRAELVEIIVETEAQTGVSGINVAGGGKEGIFVRELREDSPAARSLSLQEGDQLLSARVFFENFKYEDALRLLQCAEPYKVSFCLKRTVPTGDLALRPGTVAGYEIKGPRAKVAKLNIQSLSPVKKKKMVMPGALGAPADLAPVDVEFSFPKFSRLRRGLKAEAPKGPVPAAPARRRLQLPRLRVREVAEEAQAARLAAAAPPPRKAKVEAEVAAGARFTAPQVELVGPRLPGAEVGVPQVSAPKGLGEVALHLPSLGLGAPAAPAVEPVALGIQVPQVELPTLPSLPTLPTLPCLETREGAAAVTVPTLDVAAPAVGVDLALPGVEVEARGEVPEVALKMPRLSFPRFGTRAKEVAEAKVVKGSPEARVKGPKLRMPTFGLSLLEPRPAAAETAVESKLKLPTIKMPSFGLGVSAPEVKVPKGPEVKLPKVPEMAVPEVQLPDVQLPKVPEMKLPEMKLPKVPEMAVPEVRLPDVQLPKVPEMKLPEMKLPKVPEMAVPEVRLPEVQLPKVPEMKLPEMKLPKVPEMAVPEVRLPDVQLPKVPEMKLPEMKLPKVPEMAVPEVRLPDVQLPKVPEMKLPEMKLPKVPEMAVPDVQLPEVGLPKVSEMKLPKVPEMAVPEVRLPDVQLPKVPEMKLPEMKLPEMKLPEIKLPKVPEMAVPDVHLPEVQLPKVSEMRLPEMQVPKVPEVHLLKAPEVKLPKAPEVQLKAEQAEGMEFGFKMPKMTMPKLGRAESPSRGKAGEAGAEVSGKRVTLPCLQPEVGPEARVGVSTLTLPSVELDLPRVLSLEGQVPAAEVGKVERAEGPGVATGVGEVAFRMPSVEIVTPQLPTVEVEEGRLEVTEMKVKPSSKFSLPKFGLSGPKVPKAEAEGAERATKLKVSKFAISLPKARAGTEVEVKGTGEAGLLPALDLSIPQLSLDARLPTGKVEVAGADVKVKGPRFALPKFGVKGRDAEAGELAPGVAELESKGWGWDGKVKMPKLKMPSFGLARGKEAEIQSGRVSPGEKPESVAGQLKIPEVELVTLGAQEEGRAEGAVAVCGVQLSGPQVSVTRPAGTEGQEGALRMPLGISLPQVELSGFGEAGLGTTAGPQAKGAAQSVEGAAGYRVQVPQVTLSLPGAQVAGGELLVGEGVFKMPAVSVPQVELDVGLGREAQVGEAATGEGGLRLKMPTLGARAEAGEEGSGDQSPGAERTFHLSLPDVEISPPTVGGHAEYQVAEGDGEAGHKLKVRLPRFGLVRAKEGVEEGEKTKSPKLRLPRVGFSQSEAVPGESSPSPEEEEEEGGGEGASGRRGRVRVRLPRVGLATPSKASRGQEGEAAPKSPSGEKSPKFRFPRVSLSPKARSGSGDQEEGGFRVRLPSVGFSDTGAPGPARMEGAQAAVV
- the PRX gene encoding periaxin isoform X3, with the protein product MEARSRSAEELRRAELVEIIVETEAQTGVSGINVAGGGKEGIFVRELREDSPAARSLSLQEGDQLLSARVFFENFKYEDALRLLQCAEPYKVSFCLKRTVPTGDLALRPGTVAGYEIKGPRAKVAKLNIQSLSPVKKKKMVMPGALGAPADLAPVDVEFSFPKFSRLRRGLKAEAPKGPVPAAPARRRLQLPRLRVREVAEEAQAARLAAAAPPPRKAKVEAEVAAGARFTAPQVELVGPRLPGAEVGVPQVSAPKGLGEVALHLPSLGLGAPAAPAVEPVALGIQVPQVELPTLPSLPTLPTLPCLETREGAAAVTVPTLDVAAPAVGVDLALPGVEVEARGEVPEVALKMPRLSFPRFGTRAKEVAEAKVVKGSPEARVKGPKLRMPTFGLSLLEPRPAAAETAVESKLKLPTIKMPSFGLGVSAPEVKVPKGPEVKLPKVPEMAVPEVRLPDVQLPKVPEMKLPEMKLPKVPEMAVPDVQLPEVGLPKVSEMKLPKVPEMAVPEVRLPDVQLPKVPEMKLPEMKLPEMKLPEIKLPKVPEMAVPDVHLPEVQLPKVSEMRLPEMQVPKVPEVHLLKAPEVKLPKAPEVQLKAEQAEGMEFGFKMPKMTMPKLGRAESPSRGKAGEAGAEVSGKRVTLPCLQPEVGPEARVGVSTLTLPSVELDLPRVLSLEGQVPAAEVGKVERAEGPGVATGVGEVAFRMPSVEIVTPQLPTVEVEEGRLEVTEMKVKPSSKFSLPKFGLSGPKVPKAEAEGAERATKLKVSKFAISLPKARAGTEVEVKGTGEAGLLPALDLSIPQLSLDARLPTGKVEVAGADVKVKGPRFALPKFGVKGRDAEAGELAPGVAELESKGWGWDGKVKMPKLKMPSFGLARGKEAEIQSGRVSPGEKPESVAGQLKIPEVELVTLGAQEEGRAEGAVAVCGVQLSGPQVSVTRPAGTEGQEGALRMPLGISLPQVELSGFGEAGLGTTAGPQAKGAAQSVEGAAGYRVQVPQVTLSLPGAQVAGGELLVGEGVFKMPAVSVPQVELDVGLGREAQVGEAATGEGGLRLKMPTLGARAEAGEEGSGDQSPGAERTFHLSLPDVEISPPTVGGHAEYQVAEGDGEAGHKLKVRLPRFGLVRAKEGVEEGEKTKSPKLRLPRVGFSQSEAVPGESSPSPEEEEEEGGGEGASGRRGRVRVRLPRVGLATPSKASRGQEGEAAPKSPSGEKSPKFRFPRVSLSPKARSGSGDQEEGGFRVRLPSVGFSDTGAPGPARMEGAQAAVV